From the Desulfosarcina sp. BuS5 genome, one window contains:
- a CDS encoding nitroreductase family protein, whose protein sequence is MGNIITVEREKCLKDGLCVADCPLNILTQDKDGYPVPVENADKVCIDCGHCVAVCPSGALDQRKMAAADCVPLKKELEISAEQMEQYLCARRSIRRYLQKPVEGKKIEKLLAIAGYAPSGHNVQPTKWLVINDANEVRRLAGLVADWLRWMIEDQPEFAAMLHMDKVLAAWDKGKDLILRNVPHLLVAYAPKNERTAPAAIVSAIAYIEIAAPALGLGTCWAGYFLRACQTFEPLMKALCMPENHTVYGAVMIGYPNAEYHRIPARKDVDLTWH, encoded by the coding sequence ATGGGCAATATCATTACTGTTGAAAGGGAAAAGTGTTTAAAAGACGGGCTTTGCGTTGCTGACTGCCCGTTAAATATTCTTACGCAGGATAAGGACGGTTATCCTGTGCCGGTTGAAAATGCCGACAAGGTTTGTATTGATTGCGGTCATTGCGTGGCTGTATGTCCTTCCGGTGCGCTGGACCAGCGAAAGATGGCAGCCGCCGATTGCGTGCCTCTAAAAAAAGAACTTGAAATCAGCGCCGAACAGATGGAGCAATACCTTTGCGCACGCCGGTCCATTCGCCGGTATCTGCAAAAACCGGTTGAAGGTAAAAAAATCGAAAAGCTGCTTGCTATTGCCGGCTATGCCCCCAGCGGTCATAATGTTCAGCCGACCAAATGGCTGGTCATTAATGATGCAAACGAAGTCCGCAGGCTGGCCGGACTTGTGGCTGACTGGTTACGCTGGATGATAGAAGACCAGCCGGAGTTTGCCGCAATGCTTCATATGGACAAAGTGCTTGCTGCGTGGGATAAGGGCAAGGATCTGATTTTACGTAACGTACCACATTTGCTTGTTGCCTATGCACCGAAAAATGAACGTACCGCTCCGGCCGCCATTGTTTCCGCAATTGCCTACATTGAAATAGCCGCCCCTGCTTTGGGGCTAGGCACCTGCTGGGCCGGATACTTTTTGCGTGCCTGCCAGACATTCGAGCCGCTAATGAAGGCGCTATGCATGCCTGAAAACCATACAGTCTACGGTGCTGTGATGATAGGTTATCCCAATGCTGAATACCATCGCATTCCGGCCAGAAAGGATGTGGATTTGACCTGGCATTAG
- the panC gene encoding pantoate--beta-alanine ligase, whose product MNKIKEMQSLPDRIKREEKRIALVPTMGFLHKGHISLMKEGLKHAEFLVISIFVNPTQFGPGEDLESYPRNFERDFALAEKAGVNVIFAPEAKEIYSAHFQTYVTLQDLPNHLCGISRPDHFRGVATIVTKLFNIVKPNAAVFGQKDFQQLAVIKQMVSDLNLDIKIIGAPIIREDDGLALSSRNVYLSPSERLPALSLFKALNNSQRLLASGVTDASKIISEAVELIDSYRETVIDYIAVCDPETLTDIKRIEKPVLMALAVKVGKTRLIDNMVLEP is encoded by the coding sequence ATAAATAAAATAAAAGAGATGCAGTCTCTTCCCGATCGTATTAAACGTGAAGAAAAAAGGATTGCGCTTGTCCCCACAATGGGATTCCTTCACAAGGGGCACATCTCCTTGATGAAAGAAGGGCTGAAACATGCAGAATTTCTGGTTATCAGTATTTTTGTTAATCCAACCCAGTTCGGCCCCGGGGAAGATCTGGAATCTTATCCGCGGAATTTTGAAAGGGATTTCGCTCTTGCCGAAAAAGCGGGGGTAAATGTAATTTTTGCTCCCGAAGCCAAGGAAATATACTCAGCACACTTTCAAACTTATGTTACACTTCAAGACCTTCCCAACCATCTTTGCGGTATCTCCAGGCCTGACCATTTCAGAGGCGTTGCAACTATTGTCACCAAGCTTTTTAATATTGTCAAGCCCAATGCAGCGGTTTTTGGCCAAAAAGATTTTCAGCAGCTTGCCGTTATAAAACAGATGGTATCCGATCTGAATTTGGATATTAAAATCATCGGCGCCCCTATTATAAGGGAAGACGACGGACTGGCCCTGAGTTCGCGCAATGTATATCTTTCCCCCTCTGAACGTTTACCTGCTCTCTCCCTTTTTAAAGCTTTGAATAATTCACAAAGACTTCTTGCAAGCGGGGTTACCGACGCTTCTAAAATTATCAGCGAAGCAGTTGAACTGATCGATTCATACAGGGAAACCGTAATCGACTATATTGCTGTTTGTGATCCTGAAACATTGACAGACATAAAAAGAATAGAAAAGCCTGTCTTAATGGCTCTGGCAGTCAAGGTCGGTAAAACACGACTGATAGACAACATGGTACTTGAGCCATAA
- the metK gene encoding methionine adenosyltransferase: MNREKVFFTSESVTEGHPDKVADAISDSILDAIIAQDKSCRVACETLVTTGIAFIAGEITTTCYVDMPQIVRETLKDIGYNSSNMGFDWQTCSVITSIDHQSPDIAQGVNTGEGLFKDQGAGDQGIMFGYATDETPELMPMPIMYAHKLTQRLAYARKNKILDFLRPDGKSQVTVEYVAGIPKRIDTIVISTQHKPDIPYDQLKEAVIEEIINAVVPEELIDENTRYLINPTGKFVIGGPMGDCGLTGRKIIVDCYGGKGSHGGGCFSGKDPSKVDRSAAYMGRYIAKNIVASGIAKKCELQVAYAIGVAEPVSVMVDFLGTGVISEQKAEEIIYEIFDLRPAAIIENLNLLRPIYRKTSAYGHFGREEPDFTWERTDKADIIRKKAGL, translated from the coding sequence ATGAACAGGGAAAAAGTATTTTTCACATCAGAATCGGTGACTGAAGGACATCCCGATAAGGTGGCTGATGCTATATCCGACTCCATACTGGATGCTATTATCGCACAGGATAAATCATGCAGGGTAGCTTGTGAGACTCTTGTAACAACAGGAATAGCTTTTATTGCGGGTGAAATTACAACTACATGTTATGTGGATATGCCTCAAATAGTCCGCGAAACACTAAAAGATATAGGTTACAATTCATCAAATATGGGCTTTGACTGGCAAACCTGTTCCGTTATTACCAGCATAGACCACCAGTCACCTGATATTGCCCAGGGAGTTAATACCGGCGAGGGACTGTTCAAGGATCAGGGAGCGGGTGATCAGGGTATTATGTTCGGATACGCAACCGATGAGACCCCGGAATTGATGCCTATGCCTATTATGTATGCCCACAAACTTACCCAAAGGCTTGCTTATGCAAGAAAGAATAAAATTCTCGATTTTCTGCGGCCGGACGGTAAATCCCAGGTAACGGTGGAATATGTCGCCGGCATCCCCAAAAGGATAGATACCATTGTAATATCTACACAGCATAAACCTGATATCCCTTATGATCAATTGAAAGAGGCTGTGATTGAAGAGATTATAAACGCTGTTGTGCCTGAAGAATTGATTGATGAAAATACAAGATATTTAATCAATCCCACCGGTAAATTTGTAATCGGCGGCCCCATGGGCGACTGCGGGTTAACAGGCCGCAAAATTATTGTCGACTGTTATGGAGGGAAGGGGAGCCACGGCGGCGGATGTTTCTCTGGAAAGGACCCGTCAAAAGTCGACCGGAGCGCAGCGTATATGGGAAGATATATTGCAAAAAATATCGTAGCCTCCGGTATAGCAAAAAAATGTGAGCTACAGGTGGCTTATGCAATCGGCGTGGCGGAACCTGTATCGGTGATGGTCGATTTTCTGGGAACCGGCGTTATTTCCGAACAGAAAGCGGAAGAGATAATCTATGAGATCTTTGATCTAAGGCCGGCTGCCATTATAGAAAATCTTAATCTTTTGAGACCAATTTATAGAAAAACGTCCGCCTACGGACACTTTGGACGAGAAGAACCGGATTTTACCTGGGAAAGAACGGACAAGGCCGACATTATCAGAAAAAAAGCCGGATTATAA
- the ahcY gene encoding adenosylhomocysteinase, which yields MPCMELNLTLPFKVADISLADFGIKEMKLSEKEMPGLMAVREKYGPRKPLKGLQVMGSLHMTIQTAMLIETLKELGADIRWATCNIFSTQDHAAAAIAKNGSAAVFAWKGETLEDFWWCTEQALIWPDMTGPDLIVDDGGDATLYVHQGALIEKNPELLEQEYDSPDMKCLIERLKAGYKRDPGFWTRIASNIRGVSEETTTGVHRLYSLAENNQLLFPAFNVNDSVTKSKFDNLYGCRESLADGIKRATDTMIAGKKVVVCGYGDVGKGCAQSMRGFGARVIVTEVDPICALQASLEGYEVLTIEEAAPIGDIFVTATGCTMVIRGEHMERMKDEAIICNIGHFDNEIEMRYLDNSPDCKKEEIKPQVDKWRLKSGRSIIMLAEGRLVNLGCATGHPSFVMSSSFTNQCLAQIELASKKYGKQVYMLPKLLDEEVARLHLDRLGVKLSKLTREQADYLGVQVEGPYKSEYYRY from the coding sequence ATGCCCTGTATGGAACTAAATCTCACCTTGCCCTTTAAGGTCGCCGATATATCACTTGCGGATTTCGGCATAAAAGAGATGAAATTATCTGAAAAAGAGATGCCGGGATTAATGGCGGTTCGTGAAAAATACGGGCCCCGGAAACCGCTGAAAGGATTGCAGGTCATGGGAAGTCTCCATATGACCATCCAGACTGCCATGCTTATCGAAACTCTAAAAGAACTCGGCGCGGATATACGATGGGCGACTTGCAATATCTTTTCTACACAGGATCATGCCGCCGCTGCTATTGCCAAAAATGGTTCTGCTGCTGTATTTGCATGGAAAGGCGAAACCCTTGAGGATTTCTGGTGGTGTACGGAACAGGCGCTTATATGGCCGGACATGACCGGCCCGGATCTTATTGTTGATGACGGCGGCGATGCGACTCTTTATGTCCATCAAGGTGCACTGATAGAAAAAAATCCTGAACTTCTTGAGCAGGAATATGATAGTCCGGACATGAAATGCCTTATAGAAAGATTAAAAGCCGGCTATAAACGTGATCCCGGCTTCTGGACAAGGATTGCATCTAATATCCGCGGCGTTTCAGAAGAGACAACCACAGGCGTGCATCGACTTTACAGCCTGGCCGAGAATAATCAGCTCCTTTTCCCGGCTTTTAATGTAAACGATTCGGTTACTAAATCCAAATTTGACAACCTTTACGGTTGCAGAGAATCCCTTGCAGACGGAATCAAACGTGCAACAGATACCATGATAGCAGGAAAAAAAGTAGTAGTTTGCGGGTATGGCGATGTTGGTAAAGGATGCGCCCAATCTATGCGCGGATTCGGAGCTCGGGTGATTGTAACCGAGGTTGATCCCATATGCGCTCTTCAGGCGTCCCTGGAAGGTTATGAGGTCTTGACCATAGAAGAGGCGGCTCCGATTGGTGATATTTTTGTTACCGCTACCGGCTGTACCATGGTAATCCGGGGTGAGCATATGGAGCGGATGAAGGATGAGGCTATTATCTGCAATATCGGTCACTTTGATAATGAGATTGAAATGCGCTACCTGGACAACAGTCCTGATTGTAAAAAGGAAGAGATTAAACCCCAGGTTGATAAATGGAGATTGAAATCAGGTCGAAGTATTATAATGCTGGCTGAAGGACGTCTGGTTAATCTGGGATGCGCAACCGGACATCCGAGTTTTGTAATGAGCAGCAGTTTTACCAATCAGTGCCTGGCGCAAATTGAACTGGCCTCCAAAAAGTATGGCAAGCAGGTTTATATGCTTCCTAAACTTCTCGATGAAGAGGTGGCGCGACTGCATCTTGACAGGCTTGGAGTAAAACTATCCAAACTAACCAGGGAACAGGCAGATTACCTTGGCGTTCAGGTTGAGGGGCCGTATAAATCTGAGTATTACAGATACTAA
- a CDS encoding NUDIX hydrolase encodes MEFKFCPYCGKSLHIISDTDRKRLYCKECDIIHYRNPTVGVAVILLQGKKLLLVKRIGSYEGKWCIPCGHLEWDEDVREAAQREFKEETGLEVEIGPVFAVYSNFHDSAKQTVGIWFLGQLTGGALNPDSDASEAVFYPVDNLPEEMAFPTDLLVCQKIKGYIEGDKKYALLY; translated from the coding sequence ATGGAATTTAAATTTTGCCCTTATTGCGGAAAATCATTACATATAATATCAGATACAGACAGAAAAAGATTATACTGTAAAGAATGCGATATTATTCATTACAGAAATCCTACTGTGGGTGTTGCGGTTATTCTACTCCAAGGTAAAAAACTGCTTCTTGTCAAGCGGATCGGATCTTATGAAGGTAAGTGGTGTATTCCATGCGGACATTTGGAATGGGACGAAGATGTAAGAGAAGCTGCACAACGCGAGTTTAAAGAGGAGACTGGGCTGGAGGTAGAGATTGGACCGGTTTTTGCGGTTTATTCCAACTTTCATGATTCGGCGAAACAGACTGTGGGAATATGGTTTTTAGGGCAATTAACAGGCGGAGCGCTTAACCCTGATTCTGATGCAAGTGAAGCTGTTTTTTATCCGGTTGACAACCTGCCGGAAGAAATGGCCTTTCCGACAGATCTCCTTGTTTGTCAAAAAATAAAAGGATATATTGAAGGTGATAAAAAATACGCTCTTTTATACTGA